A stretch of DNA from Saccharomycodes ludwigii strain NBRC 1722 chromosome I, whole genome shotgun sequence:
ATGTGTgaatgaaataaaacaaaataaaacaaaattaaaataaatacacaATGTTAAATCCTAAATACTATATAACAAACAAAGtaacaaaataatcataaatGTCGATGTATAACTTTCTTATTCATGACTTGATCCAACGGGGTAGATGCAGTAGGAGTCCTGCTGTTCAGGCTAGAAGAGCTGTTAGAAGGTGCAATGTCATTACCATTGACATTAGGTAAACCATTATTTACCCTTGATgggaaatttaaaataaacgaCTTGGACGAAGATAAGTCATCTGCACTATTATTGTGAGAAGAATTTGTGctaataacattattatgTTTTTCTAAACTTAACTCATTAAGTCTGTTAGATGCGTCTTTAAAACCAGCATCgttattttcttcatcaCTTTCATTTGCCTCCACACATTCTTTAGTTTTTTGTTCAGTGACAGTTGGTAACTCTCCTTCATCAGATTTCAAAACAAATGAGGGTTCCTTATCAGTAGGTAACTCAAGGGGAACACCACTGGATTTCTTCATTTTAAGTCCGGTTATTCCCCTTCCAGTTGCATTTTCTGCAATATCCAACATACTTTTAGTACTGGATCTCCTACTAAAACTCTCACCAAGGCTGTTATTAGTGGTTGGTCCAGAACGATGCGAAAACGGATTGGAAGTTGGTTTATTCACAGAATTGGTAAAATTATCATAAATGTTTTCGGTTAATATAGGTAAATTAGGATCATCAATCGTACCCTCACGATCATCGCCCTCattgtcattattttcCAACGTACAAGTTTCAATTTTCTGAAACCATGGATCATAAAAAACATCATCAATAGTATATCTAGTCTCAGGATTAGGATCAACTAGCTTCCAAGCAACCCTTGAGGCATCGGTATTCTGAAATTCCCTCCCCCATTTAGAATCACCGCCTGGGCCATGCATTAACGATTTAGGATTGTCCTTCGGATTCATTTTGGCTTTAAATTCAGGATATCGATTTGTATAGGAATCATAAGAAAACATAAAGTCTCTATAGTGAGCATTGGTATTTTCAGCACTGGTGAATGGTGGACACTGATACATCATGGCAAAAAATACAACACCCAATGACCAACAATCCATTTTGAATGGATCATATGGCTTGGCAGTGCTATTCCCATTCTTATCTTCCCCAGCCGTTTTTTGGAGCATAACCTCCGGCGAAGTATACGGTGGTGACCCAACAAAGGCAGTGGACAATCTAACACCACTATCCAAGTCATTTGGATCGTTGTATCCATATTCGCTAACACCAAAGTCAGTTAATTTGGCAACACCATTCTCGGTAAGCAAAACGTTTTCTGGCTTAATATCTCTGTGAGCAATCCCGTGAACTTTATGCATAAACCTAATACCAAGGGAAATCTGCTTGaataaacaaaactttTCACCAGCTGGGTCTTTCTTCCACTTTGGTCGTAGAATCAAATTGAATAGATCTCCCCCAGTACAGTATTCCATGACAAATCCCCAACCCCTACTCATTAATGACGTTGTCGGAATTTTCATCAAATAATAGGTTGTGGCAATGTGCTTATTTCGACTTAAGGTCTTAGCAATAATATACTCCTTGGAACATCTTTCGTAAAAATGTTTGGGCGACTCTTTATTGAAAagacaaaattttttcaaagcataaactttttttttcctatgCTTAGAGATAATTTGCCGGACATCACTTGACGCACCCTTACCTAGAGATTTCCTATCACTGGCAATCACAAAATCGTCAGTtaacaaaatattcaattgCTTCAAGTCTGGCGGCAAAAAATCATTGGGATTCTCAATGGGCAACGGTAGTAAATTAGATTCACCAGTACCATCAGTTAGATAAAATCCAAGATCATGCGAACTACCACTGCCGCTACCAGCATTCGGTGAAAAAGTACCATATGGGTTATATTGCATCATACCAATACCACTAGAGGTTGGTTTCCGGCTTAATACACCCGTGGTATCATTAATAAACGGATTACTATTCAAACCATTAATAGATTTGGAATGTCGAATATTAAATCCTTCGGTGTTGTTTAACGAATCAGTTGAGCCAGCGCCAGTCATCGTTAATATACCAGTACCATTAACaccaaaatttttaatagagACAGTATTGCCACGTGGTCTATAAGTCTCGTGTGTAACAGTATGGTTTCTTTTAAGACTCTTATTGTATGCATTATTAGCGCCACCAtgagaaaaagaaggagaaCGTGACACGGAGGATGAAagcaatttattttttgatgtGCTACCTGTATTGTTCACACTACTGTCATTGtcatgattttttttatgaaataattttaacgGATTCAAtgaacttttttcttttttaatagtattTTTTCTAGGATTGATATCTTCTGTATTATCGTCTCTACTAATAGGgcggtggtggtggtggtgatggtggtggtggtgatGGCGACGATCTTGCTTACTATCATCAGCAGTGTAAACGTCACGCTTAGAGCTCGAAACAGTAGAAGTACTAGCATCACTACTGGTATCACTATGGATTGATGAAGTTGCTGACGCTAGAGTAACTGGCCTGATTAACTTTGGATTATGAGCAATTTCATATGCAGACGGTGTGCTATCTCGAATATCTTTAGGTATCATACTCATGGTCATAATATAGTATTTGACGGATTTTGGTAGTTGCAGTGCAATAAAATATGATTCCCTATCTATTAATAGTAAGATTGAGTTGGTGCTCTTAAATGGTCTGAATAGgtacttttattaatggTGGAGATGACAGggaaagaatatatatatatgtatatatatatatgtatatacagttgtatttctttttttgttttttttttttccggCAGCAACGCTTATTTAATATCTCtcctttaaaaattaaagggggaaaaaaagaaaatatttgtaaagaaaatatttgtaaagaaaaaaggaaaatatttgtaaagaaaaagaaaaaaaaaaaaaaatggaaaggaaaagaatTGTATTACGTTTAAGCAAAAACGGATGATTGGGaaagaaggaaagaaaaaaaagaaaaaaaaaaagagaaaaagagaaaaagagagagaaaaacaatctttattttatgctgccttttttttgtttgttttttttttggtatttcGAAACCActtattgaaaaagaagggAAAAACGATTAAGTACAGCAAAGgttcttcttttaataaaggattttattactattaattACGCTGCCATTTTTAAGAGATAATTCttattgatattgttgTAGATTCTGGGGAGAgaagtaaataaaacaattaacaaaaaaagtgtgtttttttttttttttttttttttttttttactatatttattattttctaaacattttaaaaatatttcgtAACTGTAATTGGGCAGTAACGCCCAACTTGAGAGCTactaaaatagaaatataataaGATGTATAATATACTGCTTTATTTCTTTACTCTATACGTAAATATCTgtgtgaaaaaaaaaaaaaaaactacgAATTAAAAGGGTAAAAAAGTGCCAATGataatacaattttttttttttttttttttgtctaaTGGGTGTTTCTACTACCATTTGAATCTGCAACAGAATtatcacaaaaaaaaagggggggATGCGAATAGGTTCGTACTAAAGAAATGAATGTTGTTATTCGTAATTTTTCTAATCCCCATGTAACTAATTTCTCTTATATCCAACAACTATGTCTTAAAAATGATTGCATAATAAACTACGGAAATAacgatatttttatttgtaaacTGCAAAATCTTTACATTACCTAAAGAGCAATTaatactgaaaaaaaaaagattgttAATCATTTAAAATGATAGTTATTCCGTCTATCCccttctttctcttttcttaCACCTACTTGTTTTCTAAACCTATTACTCTTTACAATATTAGCTTTGCCGCATTGGCATTCCGTGGGACGTGtcattttaatttaagTTTGCTATCAATTCacaatatcaataaaaatctttctttctttctttttttcttgcggggaaacaaaaataacgTATATGACGTATAGATCACCCGGTCTTTTTGCCtaaatagaaatatatataatttgaAGCAcgtggttttttttttttctttttttttcagtgtTACATAATACATAAAACGCATAagtaaaaaatagaaaacaaaaaatattacattAAACTGGCTCTAGTACCAACGCTATTGTTAATACCATCTTCATTACCAATACTCTGGTGACCTGTATTCAAGTTAATGTCATTGTTAACTTCATCCTCTACGTTtccaaatttattatatatttttttcagtttgtTCAATTCTTTAACAGATATACTAGGCTGAGTTTCTTTCAACCCTTCTAATAAATCAGCTTTATTTATCACAATCGTGTTGTCTTTAGTGGTGTCGCTACTGCCAACACTGTAATTTTTATCGCTCATTATTAATTCAGAATTAACCTTAGAGTTTAATATGatatatttacttttatctCTCACCTCGACATTACTGGTGACGCTggaaattttttcattattcaTAACCGTTTTTTCCAACTTTCTATGAACTGCTTTTAAATATGAATTGTAACAAAAACTTTGTATATCAGCCCCGgtaaatttttccaatttcaaaatcaacTTTCTTATAAAGTCATCATCaatatcttcatcatctactttatactttttaaacaaacttttttgtaaaatatccATCCTATCTTCATAATTTGGCATATCGCACAAACAACTCTTATCTAATCTGCCCGGTCTTAGCAATGCACTGTCTATTAAATCAGGTCTGCTGGTGGCACCAATGCAATAAACACCATCCCTACCTTCAGCACCATCCATTTGTGTTAACATTTGATTAACTACGCGATCAGTAACACCAGTAGAATCGTGTCCTCTATGCGGAGCAATAGAGTCAAActcatcaaaaaataaaacacacGGCTTGCAACTTGAAGCTCTTTCAAACAACTCTCTGATTTTTTCTTCACTTGCaccaatatatttattcaatATCTCCGGTCCCTTGACACTTATAAAACTTAAACCATTTTTCCTACAGTATTTCTTAATACTCATCGCTAACAGCGTCTTGCCGCAACCAGGATATccatataataaaataccCGATCTCAATCGCAATGGACATTGTTGAAATAATGGCGCATATTTAGTCGGCCATTCCAATGTTTCTAACAACAATTCCTTTGGTTCAGTCAACCCACCGATATCTTCCCAGTTATTGTTATCCAGATCAGAATCCTCCGTTGTAGATGATTGTAAATTGGCTGTTTTCACATTTGATGGAATAAAATCTTCCAACACTTTTTGATAGGTTTCAATTGtaactctttttttattcttggTTGCCTCAATACTATCGGTGGTGCTAACAcccaaaatatttaagtTTTGCATAAATATCTGTATATCCATCCTCGAAAACCCTTCCGTGTTGCTAACTATTTCTCTAATATCAATAGCACCAGTAACACCATCATCATTTCCAAACTGTAgcatatatttttcattaattaaatGTTGCAAAATTTCTAATCTTACCTGTTTATTAGGTAGTTCTAACTGATATTCTACATCAATAAATTTCAATCTATTGAACATTCttgaaattttatatttatctgCACATGTCAATATAATTTTCAGCACCCCATTAGAATTATTAGTCTCTAATAATTTACTAAAATTACTAATAAATATGGACAAGATACTGTCATTCTCGCTACTGGTGCCTGTGGTCTGCGGTTGTTGttcatcttcttttaaGGGGAATAAGAATTCGATATtatcaaatattaaaacagTAGGAGAATACCAATAACTCTTACCACACCACTCCAAAATCTGTCGTTCAGggttattagtattagtatcaGCATTGGGTACCAACCAATTTATGTTTTCGCAGTTAATATACTCCACAAAACATTTAGTTTCTTTGTATAGTTTCTCGTGTAAATATTCACACAAAGTGGTTTTGCCAAACCCATTTTTGCCATGGATTAGAATAGTACTGTTCTTGTTGTTAGAATGCAATTCATCCATTAAATCACTTACTAGTTTATCTCCACCGATAAATTCAACATTCTTCCTCCTCAAtaatgttgttgttgttggtttTCCATTAAATTCATATGGTGGGTCCATCCATTCGGGTATTGTTTTAATGATTGTATCATTGTCCTTAGCTTTACTTTGTTCATTACCATCAAAAGAACAGATATAATTGATCTCAGTATCTGCACTGTCTTTACTCGCAGCTTTTGTGTCACTgatctttttcaattgaaCCATGCAATACAAATCGTGTTTTCTAACatgaaaaatttgtttatttgaaataatGTGGCTATCTTTTAACttatttgtaaaaaaattttgtaatGACCCATAcacttcatcatcatttatATGAACAGTACTTCTTGTATCATTAGATATCTTTGTACCGTTATTAGGCATATCTATACTCCAAGTAATTGGCTTAACGGTAATTTCAGTACCAAAATTATTGGTGTTATTAAAGGGGAACTCGGGCAACACAGTTAATTCGAATAAATGACCATTATCGATAGATAGTCCTAGAAAATTATCCCATGCCAACTCATTTAGTTTCATATCGTTTTGATCTAAAAACCCATCGTCTTCATTacaatttataattttaacatAAATATACGGAACAACCAAGTTGGAAGAATCCGTGGGAGATGGCAAGATTTTCAACGTGCCGTATAATTCATTTACTTTGTCAGTAGTGCCATCATCCGTAGTTAATAATTGCAGCATTgattttgtatattttatttcaacgGTAGGGATTAAAGTGTCTTTAGTTGTGACCAATTTATCAGACAATGACCTTTTGACCattttaatagttttatttgtGTTATTAGTACTACTATTATGAGTTTTTTTCCTGGATAAACGTATCTTAGGTTTTATAACAAttaaactattattatctagTCTATAGCAATAAGCATCCTTTTTATCGAGTATACCATTTCCAGTCTGTTGTTCTACTTCTAATACCTTGAACTGTGCATAATTTGAACCAATATAGCATATAAAAGGCTGTCCTAGTCTAATAAATCGAGTTTGTTGTAATAtaatgttttgaaaataatcgGTGTTTTTCTCAACGATTTCCCAATCATCAAAGTCCAATGGCTCAACCAATGCTGTATTGGCCAATCTAATAACATTGGAATTCTTGTATCTGGTATCCAAGATTTTTATATCTAcggtatttttattcttggTAATGTCATGCTTGTTCAATTTCCATAATTTAAGTATGATTAGATTATATAGTATAGGATTGATCTCGATAGAAGTTGGATTGTTGCTGGTTAATCCATCCCATCCCAAATAAATAGGTATACCGGTATTCTGGGCTTTGCAATTGCTGTTGTTAGAAGGTTTAATCTCTATACATGCATATTGAATAGGGACGTTATCAAGTGCTGAATCTATTATATGTGACGGTAATCTTACAAAATTGGTCTTGATTAAGTTATTGAATGTAATATCTATAAcatgaaaaacaaaattctGGTTCATCACTGGTGTTAGAATAATAATCTGATACTGGTGcacaaaagaagaagaaaaaagctactggtattattattattagttgtAGTGATGatggtagtagtagtagtagcagtagtagAATTGGAAAAGACAATAATGAAGATTAATAAgtccaaaaaaagaaaattaaattttaccttaaaacatttaattaattgaaaGTCTTTCAATGTAATGTTGtgttaattaaataaatcagaGTATATCAGataaaattggaaattttttttttttttttttttttttttttttttttttttctttcggATGTAGCCGCccatatttaaaaacaaaaataatagaataaaatataataaaccGGACGTCTGGAAAAGAATGCATCG
This window harbors:
- the PEX1 gene encoding AAA family ATPase peroxin 1 (similar to Saccharomyces cerevisiae YKL197C | PEX1 | PEroXin) codes for the protein MNQNFVFHVIDITFNNLIKTNFVRLPSHIIDSALDNVPIQYACIEIKPSNNSNCKAQNTGIPIYLGWDGLTSNNPTSIEINPILYNLIILKLWKLNKHDITKNKNTVDIKILDTRYKNSNVIRLANTALVEPLDFDDWEIVEKNTDYFQNIILQQTRFIRLGQPFICYIGSNYAQFKVLEVEQQTGNGILDKKDAYCYRLDNNSLIVIKPKIRLSRKKTHNSSTNNTNKTIKMVKRSLSDKLVTTKDTLIPTVEIKYTKSMLQLLTTDDGTTDKVNELYGTLKILPSPTDSSNLVVPYIYVKIINCNEDDGFLDQNDMKLNELAWDNFLGLSIDNGHLFELTVLPEFPFNNTNNFGTEITVKPITWSIDMPNNGTKISNDTRSTVHINDDEVYGSLQNFFTNKLKDSHIISNKQIFHVRKHDLYCMVQLKKISDTKAASKDSADTEINYICSFDGNEQSKAKDNDTIIKTIPEWMDPPYEFNGKPTTTTLLRRKNVEFIGGDKLVSDLMDELHSNNKNSTILIHGKNGFGKTTLCEYLHEKLYKETKCFVEYINCENINWLVPNADTNTNNPERQILEWCGKSYWYSPTVLIFDNIEFLFPLKEDEQQPQTTGTSSENDSILSIFISNFSKLLETNNSNGVLKIILTCADKYKISRMFNRLKFIDVEYQLELPNKQVRLEILQHLINEKYMLQFGNDDGVTGAIDIREIVSNTEGFSRMDIQIFMQNLNILGVSTTDSIEATKNKKRVTIETYQKVLEDFIPSNVKTANLQSSTTEDSDLDNNNWEDIGGLTEPKELLLETLEWPTKYAPLFQQCPLRLRSGILLYGYPGCGKTLLAMSIKKYCRKNGLSFISVKGPEILNKYIGASEEKIRELFERASSCKPCVLFFDEFDSIAPHRGHDSTGVTDRVVNQMLTQMDGAEGRDGVYCIGATSRPDLIDSALLRPGRLDKSCLCDMPNYEDRMDILQKSLFKKYKVDDEDIDDDFIRKLILKLEKFTGADIQSFCYNSYLKAVHRKLEKTVMNNEKISSVTSNVEVRDKSKYIILNSKVNSELIMSDKNYSVGSSDTTKDNTIVINKADLLEGLKETQPSISVKELNKLKKIYNKFGNVEDEVNNDINLNTGHQSIGNEDGINNSVGTRASLM
- the PTK2 gene encoding protein kinase PTK2 (similar to Saccharomyces cerevisiae YJR059W | PTK2 | Putative serine/Threonine protein Kinase (paralog of YKL198C | PTK1)); this encodes MTMSMIPKDIRDSTPSAYEIAHNPKLIRPVTLASATSSIHSDTSSDASTSTVSSSKRDVYTADDSKQDRRHHHHHHHHHHHRPISRDDNTEDINPRKNTIKKEKSSLNPLKLFHKKNHDNDSSVNNTGSTSKNKLLSSSVSRSPSFSHGGANNAYNKSLKRNHTVTHETYRPRGNTVSIKNFGVNGTGILTMTGAGSTDSLNNTEGFNIRHSKSINGLNSNPFINDTTGVLSRKPTSSGIGMMQYNPYGTFSPNAGSGSGSSHDLGFYLTDGTGESNLLPLPIENPNDFLPPDLKQLNILLTDDFVIASDRKSLGKGASSDVRQIISKHRKKKVYALKKFCLFNKESPKHFYERCSKEYIIAKTLSRNKHIATTYYLMKIPTTSLMSRGWGFVMEYCTGGDLFNLILRPKWKKDPAGEKFCLFKQISLGIRFMHKVHGIAHRDIKPENVLLTENGVAKLTDFGVSEYGYNDPNDLDSGVRLSTAFVGSPPYTSPEVMLQKTAGEDKNGNSTAKPYDPFKMDCWSLGVVFFAMMYQCPPFTSAENTNAHYRDFMFSYDSYTNRYPEFKAKMNPKDNPKSLMHGPGGDSKWGREFQNTDASRVAWKLVDPNPETRYTIDDVFYDPWFQKIETCTLENNDNEGDDREGTIDDPNLPILTENIYDNFTNSVNKPTSNPFSHRSGPTTNNSLGESFSRRSSTKSMLDIAENATGRGITGLKMKKSSGVPLELPTDKEPSFVLKSDEGELPTVTEQKTKECVEANESDEENNDAGFKDASNRLNELSLEKHNNVISTNSSHNNSADDLSSSKSFILNFPSRVNNGLPNVNGNDIAPSNSSSSLNSRTPTASTPLDQVMNKKVIHRHL